TACTGAAAAAAGTAGAAATTGATTTAATCAAACCTGAACGTAACCGAAATGTAAAGGGTAGTAAATAGTGTATTAAGGCATAATCTCTCATCAACACacatcatttagtttttttcttctgacaAGATATGTTCTGAAcacttttacaaaaatatacCAGAATTAGAAtccaaagtaaaaataaaattgaccATTTTGCTACCAGGTGAATGTTGATGGTTAGGAGAGTGAAGCCCTTTAATCTGTAATTTATTCATCATTAAACGTTATTACACTATTCATACTGGTGAACAAGGACCACTTCTACAGAGGGACGTTCACAACATACATATTACATTATTATATACAGTGCAGTGCATTACAGTGGATTGTTATATGTCTATTTCCAGGATGGAGGGAAGGGAGACTgaagggagagagaaagagggaggCAAGAAGGAACAGCAGAGGGTAAGATGGAGGGACAGAGGGTTGTGACAGTAAGCTGTCTTTTTTATtagctctttattttttttaaccacagtACAGTTTGTTCtataaaagagagagagagacagtgCCACGTTTTCACAGCTACTGTTAGGTGAACCTACTGGAAGTTATTTGACTCTTGTGGGGaatattaaatgagaaaggtttTGTCATGAGATGCTATAGAGAGAtgctataaaacattttaagataGTCGGCCCCCCACCAGAGCACTGAGACCCTGGAGGGCTGGCCAAAGGTCAGAGATCAGATCAGCGTGCATGCGTGCTGCAGACATTCAGACGTGTTCGGCCATCAAGAGCTGACCCTCTGACTTTTCCCCTTCTGTGTTTAGGCCTTATTTTTGGTGCTTTccctttttatatataaaaaatacaaaacataacaGCGAAAAGAACTCTGTTGGTTGccccatttttctcttttttttcttatttttccccaaactgtttctttttttattgttcctttTCATtgcaacatgtttatttttctcctcGTCCAGTCTCTTACATATTGACAAAGTATACAATATCTTACAACTGAACAAGACTGAAAGATAACATTTGATTTGTCCAATCAGATACAAGGCCTTGCTCCTATATCCAATTAGAGAAGTCAACTGGAAGCTAGCTGGTATTAAGCAACACAACAAGCCTATGGTGTGAAGGGAGCCTTCCAGAAGCAGCTCTGAGTTAACACGAACACCCGCCCTCCGGGACGGTGGGCTCTGCTGGTTTGTCCAGCTTGATGTCAATCACTGGGAATTTCCATtaaggaaaacgtcacacatcAGGACTTCAAATGTCAGTGTCAAATATATAATTGTTAGCGGATGTCCATTTATAATGAAATGAAACCATGTAAGAAagtaaatcaaacacagaacatttattttaactctATATCATCAATTAATtagctgctggagataggcaccagctcccccgcgacccactatggaataagcggtagaaaatgactgactgttttaaaGGTACCTTCTCCGCTACACCTCCTCCCCTGCTGTCACTTTTCTGACAGCCACTATGTGGTGCCAAACCCCTGCATCAACAGCCTCTTCCTGACTGTGCATTCCTTCCTTCTCAAGCATAAATCGTTTAATGGTCGATGGTGTCTGTTTGTGCGGCTGCCAGCAGCCActaaaagattaaaaataagCTGGTCGGCTTCTCAGCCGCTTGGCTCTTGACACAGAGGACCAGAAAGGTTGTAAAGGATACTGCCTTCGGGGTTTGCGTCGTCCAGACTTTCCATCCCAGGTAGGGCAGCCGCCACTCGACGAAACAGCTGGAACGAGAAACACAGAATGATACAGATGAGAGGATTtgtgtttattcatttattataaCTTTTTAAATCCACCCTGCAACAGCTTCAAATATTTCGACTTATCCTTATTCCTCTTgttattgtatttctttttgttgGGTATCTAATATAACCTAttgattttttccttcttcttattgtttgttttcatttgttttgttgaatatatctgtaaaaaagtGTTTCATCATCTTTGTTGTCTGCAGAAGAAGCAGTGAATCTGCAGCAAAGCTCCATCAAAAATGCAGTAAAATCTGGTGAAACTGGGATCACCTGTTTGACGTTGGAGCCCGTCTTGGCACTGGTCTCAATGAACATGACGTTCAGCTCCTTGGCTCTCTGCTCTCCTTCCTCAATCGTGATTTGCCTGCAGAAAGATCCCGTCAGACTTGACATCTCAGGCTTATTCATTCAGCTCTGACGTGTTGCTTTCAACAGCCTCTTTTAAATGGCAGTTAAATGTTGGAGTTAATTACAAAACAGCCTTTTTACCTCTTTTCCTCCAGATCTGTCTTGTTGCCGACGAGCATGATGATTACATCACTTCCTCTCTCCGTTCTGACGTCGTCAATCCATTTGCAGGTCTGCTGGAACGAGTTTACGTCTAAGGAGATAGGAGATTAGGGCATTAATTTAGAACCGGTCTCTCGCTGTGACATTAAAAACCAGCAcacttttaaataaagctttgtttatttaaaaatttaatCAACAAGGGCTCACTTGTAATGTCATAGACAACCACCGCCACTGTAGAGTCCCGGATGTAGCTGGGAATGAGGCTCCTAAAGCGCTCCTGTCCAGCTGTATCCCAAAGCTGCAGCCTTACCTGcatatgaacacacacacatacacacacacacacacacacacacccagcaGCTGTTCACACATAAACTGTCAAACCTCACACAAGCTAAACACaagtaaaggttttttttttttctcagggaTAAGCCCATATCAGCTCATGTGCAGGCTGGCAGAGGATAATATCCCGTGACAGAAATAGCATTTGTACAAGTTAAAGAAGATGATCCATGACTATGGCttattacaagaaaaaaatgtgctAAAGCTCTTACTAGGATAAATAACCTTCAGATAATCATGTTAGAGCATAAAGAGAGCAGTGATTAggcaaatcaaatcaaagattAGTCAAAACAGAGAGGAAACTGGAACATTCAATGACAGTGGTAGGCTTAAACCCTAAAAGTGTAGTATTTCTACATGCAAGTTCCAAAATGAATTTCAGAGTTTCCTACTGTCCGGTCTTCCAGGTACATGGTCTTTGATAGGAAGTCAATTCCAATGGTCGCCTACGGGAAAAGAAATAGCATTTTTGTGGAAAAtcaaagaaagaacaaaacacTGAGTTTGTACAGAATTTATTGCTCCAAGCAAAGTAATTATTTatctacaaaaataataaaccaaATTCAACTAAAAGAACAATCTATTTTGCCTTTTCCAAAACACTCATAGCACTATCATACAATTACCTACATTTGAGTTTGGTCTTTAGTCAAAAAACGTTAATGTATTATGACAAATGTTTTGACTCAGACTACCTCAGTGTAATATGATTCATTAGCttatcttttgcattttagatCAATAACATTATCAGTGTTATTATACCTACATGTACAAATTCCCCATCGTCAATCCTGAAATGCACTTACTGACCAGATCAATACCTACTAACAAGTTCACATGTTGCACTTCCAAGCCTCACCTGATATGTGTTGTCAAAACTGTCATACATGAATCTGGTGATGAGAGATGTTTTGCCcactgaaacacaaacacacagagatgTTATGTTAAGAAAGTATGTCCGGAGCCCAATATCCAACATTTGTGATGGCTTCTCAGGTAAAACGTACTATTAAATGGCCCCAGGTCAATTTGTACCCCTATTTTGTAAGTGATATAACCACATTCCCTTAGAGTAGACTAATACTATAAGCAAACGTGAATTTACAATAATATCATTGAATGCTGATTTCTAATACGATTACACACTGtaagtgaaaataaatatgaaaatctACCTGAAAAATTAACAAATTCACAAACAATATACAAATCAACAAGGGCAGAACTATttcttaaaacaaatttaacagagacatgaaataaacacaatacatttagaaaatgttatttaacaCAAATCTCACAACAAAAATACAGCTGATTTCAAGGTTTAGCGTTCTATGAACAAACGTTGTTTAGGCATTAAGCCTAACTTGTTCCATCATTGCACCACAGAGCCAAAGCACTGTCTAAAAGCGTTGGCATCTCATATCTTTGCAAACATTGATATGGCAATGATGATTTCTATTCAATATATGGTGCAGCTCTGCCAGAAATTGTCACATGATACTGATTTGTCATTTAACAGATGTAAATTCTCGACAGGGATGCAGGACTGCAGCAAAGTCAAGTCGTGATGCAATCAACTTGGCTTTCTTAGTTGGATATCTTTTACCAATCGGCATAATTGATGTAATTTGACTGTATTGTTTTATACGTGAGACTGAATTGAGACTGAACGCATTGGACAGAACTTGAACCTGTCTATATAATTGGATTCTAGTAGCATGATCTGATTATGTATTTCTGGATAAGGAATtggatctacaggtccttctcaaaatattagcatattgtgataaagttcattattttccataatgtcatgatgaaaatttaacattcatatattttagattcattgcacactaacagacatatttcaggtcttttattgtcttaatacggatgattttggcatacagctcatgaaaacccaaaattcctatctcacaaaattagcatatttcctccgaccaaaaaaagaaaagtgtttttaatacaaaaaacatcaaccttcaaataatcatgtacagttatgcactcaatacttggtcgggaatcatttggcagaaatgactgcttcaatgcggcgtggcatggaggcaatcagcctgtggcactgctgaggtcttatggaggcccaggatgcttcgatagcggcctttagctcatccagagtgttgggtcttgagtctctcaacgttctcttcacaatatcccacagattctctatggggttcaggtcaggagagttggcaggccaattgagcacagtgataccatggtcagtaaaccatttaccagtggttttggcactgtgagcaggtgccaggtcgtgctgaaaaatgaaatctttatctccataaagcttttcagcagatggaagcatgaagtgctccaaaatcttctaatagctagctgcattgaccctgcccttgataaaacacagtggaccaacaccagcagctgacacggcaacccggaccatcactgactgtgggtacttgacactggacttctggcattttggcatttccttctccccagtcttcctccagactctggcaccttgatttccgaatgacatgcagaatttgctttcatccgaaaaatgtactttggaccactgagcaacagtccaatgctgcttctctgtagcccaggtcaggcgcttctgccgctgtttctggttcaaaagtggcttgacctggggaatgcagcacctgtagcccatttcctgcacacgcctgtgcacggtggctctggatgtttctactccagacttagtccactgcttccgcaggtcccccaaggtctggaatcggcccttctccacaatcttcctcagggtccagtcacctcttcttgttgtgcagcgttttctgccacactttttccttcccacagacttcccactgaggtgccttgatacaacactctgggaacagcttattcgttcagaaatttctttctgtgtcttaccctcttgcttgagggtgtcaatagtggcattctggacagcagtcaggtcggcagtcttacccatgatcggggttttgagtgatgaaccaggctgggagttttaaaggcctcaggaatcttttgcaggtgtttagagttaactcgttgattcagatgattaggttcatagctcgtttagagacccttttaatgatatgctaattttgtgagataggaattttgggttttcatgagctgtatgccaaaatcatccgtattaagacaataaaagacctgaaatatttcagttagtgtgcaatgaatctaaaatatatgaatgttaaattttcatcatgacattatggaaaataatgaactttatcacaatatgctaatattttgagaaggacctgtattatgacCTGAGATGACATTCATTGTGAATTGGTGTTATATAAGTaaagaattgaattgaaatgaacgTACTTCAGACACTGAAGCAGATTCTGATATTTAAGAACATTTTGAGATAAATGGAGTTCTCTTGAAAGACCAAAGTGGGTCCTGTGCTTTTCCTCCTCATTTACATAAATCCAAGCATCCTCCAGTTGGGCCCAGCCATGGGAGGACCAATTGAACTATCCACAGATTTCTGTAAGAGCATACGCAGGCTGCCATGACAGACTTCCGCCATCCGATTTCATACTTCCAGATACCCAAAGTGAGAGCCAGCGTTAACAATAAATTTGGTTACTTTGTGCTGTAACTGCCAGCTTTACCAGTTCGAACATGAGCTCGGGTTTTACTTTTGCCGTTGTCAGCTGCCACAACAATTCATGACTATTTGATTTCCCAAATCAGGCGATACAGGAACAACTCTATTAAATACCTGCAGTAACCGCTGCATAAGGGACACGCACTTGAACGTTTTGATCTTGCTGGCCAGGTAAAAGATGGCAGATTGGATCCAAAGTAAAGTACGATCtgctgtctgtgtatctggtgaCTGTACCCTAGACGAAAATAAGACTAGCTGCCTGAACTGGCCGTCTAAGCTCCAGCAGGAAAGAATCTGAGTCAAAGATTACCTAAAAAGATACAGTGGCCCTAATTATAGGGATCAAGTAGTTTCCCCTCCCCTGCCCTGAGAGGAGACAGCATTGGAACCACAGCTCTGCATGCCTAACATGTGCACCCCTCCAAGCAGGCGTTCTCCCCAGCAGCTAGACTAAAAGTTGCCAGCACGCAATTCACTGGATTtatcaagtctccttgtttatCAGAATgattcacgtaagaggttgtgtctgggaaaggaaaattggtttaggataaaactatttaaatgttGTATATTTCATTGTATTGCTTTGTTGTGGTCCCTAACCATTTGAGTGCTAACAGGCCACTGAGATCTCTTCTCACTAACCTGTGTAAAATATGTTGGCATAGTCCTTATAAATATGCTTAATTGTGTCTCCATTTTCCCTGATGCTAAAGCTCTCCTAATGCTGAAACGGTAGTCACCATTagttctgctgtgtttcctgCACAGCTTTGTTCTGTTCGCACTGCGATCAGACGTAGCTCCGCACCAGCGCTCATACACACATTATAATTTGTATTAATGCAATTTAACGATAAGGGTGGGACTTAAAGGGGTTGCTAAATTAAAACGTtagccaccatttgctttgTTGTCAGCTGAACCCCAATTCCGGATTTGACGTGACAATGGCCAAGCTGTAAgtctataaatgttttttgccaCAATCTTAGTAGTCCATCCCTCTATTCAATCACAATCAGTCTGTGTAATGGCTAGATAACCcaacattaagaatcaattgtccaaaaggtTATCAATTTCTAATTTGACAAATTGTTTTTACAACATAATGTTTTACTTATCCTTCTGCTTTGCATTGTGAACTGGTTGCACATAGCAGCTGTTGTTCTTTGTTAGTTTTAAAGCTAATCTGGCCTCATTCAGATTCTCAAATCAAATCTTGGTTGTCCTCACTAAACTGTAAAATCATTGCATCTATGTATTGgttattgttttcagttttattttgtttccttttttcaatTTATCAGTTTCCTTATTCTTTTCATTATTAATTAGTAGTTTAGTTAAGTGCTACTAGTTCATTTAAAGAGTTTTGTTATCTGAAGTATTTTAACTAACAGTTGAAGAATTTtataataaattcttgtatttgaagagaagttgtttgtgtttattttgtatatgtGTGTAGGGCTTGTGGTCTGAAAACGCCAGGGCGCGAATTCGTTACTTCATCAGTTGTTCTATAACACCACAGctcaccaggcaggtattcataaaacagTAATTCACAGACTGAGATTTCTTTGGCTATTAATTCCTGATGATCAAGTGGGTCCCCGACTTAGTAATCTTGATCAAAATTACTAACTTTGTTAATAGTTGCCTTTGGCACGTAATAATAGTTATTCAAAAGCCACACCAAACAAAATTGTTGCACAACCATCCAGAGAAACATTTTATATCAGATCTGCACATGAGTGAGAGTAGAAAGAATATGTGTCCAGCAGGCCTCTGTCCTCATTCCAGCCTTGAAGCATTATTAAAGCGAGACCACACTAGGCCTCTCTTCAGCACCATGGATAGCAACATTGCAGTACAGGCCACAAAAACACACTCTCCCACAGAAATgcaacagacagacacacacacacacatacacacacactgagacATCACAGTGAAAATCACATACCTACTTTCATATTAGAGCTGGTTATCCTTACCTTATCATTGCTTTTTATAGGATATTGGCTCTTTTACTGCCACTTTGGGTGTCTAATATCAGAGCACTAAACCATTATCGATCTTCTTCTTGTGAATTTGTCTCATACCATCAATTCACAGCCCTTCCCACCTTGAATGAAAGGATTATTGATAACAGTATAATGTTTGAGCGGTGTCCAgccctttttgttttcctgggaTTATTTATGGGACAGAGCTGGAGACTGCGTGCTTTGGAGGTGCTACAGACATCGGCAGTCTAGGGTGTGTCCCGAACTGACACATGGGAGACTGTTATCCTAtttgaaaatacagaaaattgaACCAAGGTGAGATATTTGGAatgtttttatgtgaaagaatCAAGTGGGATATGTCAAGAATAGTGGATGGAAATAGGAGAAAAGGATGAATATATTTCACGGTCACTGCAGCACATCAAAACATCCCCATTCATTTCGCCTGCTATGATGCGAGTTAGACTCATTTGCGACACTACATAGGCGCTGATTCACAATCATATTTACTGATTCATTAGTTGAATTTACAGGTATGCTGTTTTTTCCCCTTcctctttttgtcttttaatcaaATTATCCTGGTGCCACTGATGCTGCCGGCGCATCGGCATTACATATACCCAGGCCAACGTCTTCTGGATTAACTTTAACCTCTCAACGAGTCAAAAAAGATTATTACATACGTACTCTTTAACATGCACACCCATTTTCGACACCCAACCCCCCCATCATCACTGACTCACCGCTTTGCTCTCCTAAAAACACGAGTTTAAATTTCCTCAGGGGGTTCCCCAAATCTCCTCCGGCTGACATGGCGGCAGATAAAAAGCTTAACTTATTTTATACGTATTTTATTgctatttttcttctttattggCCTGCGTCTCCCTGTGTGCCGTGGGTGCGCAGGAGGATCCTCCTCTCCTCACAGAATGGTGGAAATGCAGCTCAGCATCGTCCTGTCAGTTTAGGCAGCGTGTGCGCCTGCGCGACCTCACCTCTTTTAAATCCCTCACCTTTCCGTTCGTATTCAGCTACGATGTTCCTGCCTCAAGATGCGAACTTAACAAAACAGGCACGATGGAGGTGCAACTATATTGATAGTAATTAAAGACCAGTTGATGTTAATGTTACCCCCCTAATTATAGattattttagaaattaaaCTGCTTCCATACAGCCTCTTCTGATGCCAGAATGATTTCACTAAAATAGGACGCCCTAAACATGACGTCTTCATAAATTATAACACAACTTGTCAGATACCAATCTTTAAGTCGgtattacaaatatttttcattaaattcacatttttttgtattaaaaatattgttGTTTACTACTCTGATCTACTCTAATCTTAAATTAGCTGTCAACGGAAAATCATCAGCTATATACACATTGGTCAAACGTTTTTgatacactttctcacctaatgggtctctttattttcatgactatttacaatgtagattctcaccaaaagcAACAGAattatgaatgaacacatatggaattatgtagtaaacaaaaagtgtcaaataactaaacatttttacatttttgattttttagaAATTGCCACcatttgctctgattactgttttacactcttggtattctctccttgagcttcatgaggtggttacctgaaattgttttccagAGAGtttttgaaagaacttcccagaggttcattgagagacggccaaaggttaatatttcagtcaccacagcaaagggcggctactttaaggaatctaaaatatatttaaagttcttttataattttgtgtttgctacataattgcatttgtgttcattcacagttttgatgccatcagtgagaatctacatacactATAAATAGTCACAAACgaaagagattaaattacacacaagtttACTCAATTTTACTAACTACATGAATTCTAAAGACGGGTCACTATACTGGATTTAAATACATCGCCCTACCCTAAAGGAGTGATTTGGCTCAAGCTGGAGGGGAATTGAtatctaaagaaaaataatgataGAATGATAATTCAATATCAAGCCCAAATGCACTTTCTTGAAAGGTTTTGGCATGCAAATAGGATTTCCAGCTATTTATTTACACCATTTCTTCCAGTTATTTATTTACACCTAAAATAAAAgaagttaaataatttatttctcgTTATTTCAAAGGCAGATAAAATATGGTATTTGCCCCCCTTGTATGGGTCAAACGTTCTAAAACGTGGACCATGACATAATCTCCCAGTCAGTAGTGATCTAAACAACAGCTGTTGGCAACTTGGACCTTaagacctgtctgttgtgtgtGTACCAAATTCAACATGTCattctaaatttaaaaacattatgttCTGTTTGCAAAAGCTACTAGACTGTGAGGTTTCTTCCAACATACTAAAGTCTGTCTGTAATTTATGTTTGCAATTACTGTTCACCAACAATGCAATCTCAGTGTTTAATTTAGGATTCAtcacttttttaaaacaagcacAACATCATtttgtcaaaaaacaaacaaaatttaagCTCACTGTTCAAAGTCAAACAGCTCTGCCTCCTTCTCTTTCCAGAAAGCAAAACTGCGATcgatatatttacatatatcttcatttttgaaatagGAACAGTCTGCGTCACTGCCGCTCTCTTCTGGTGTTGCATTTTGCACAATAACTTTGGGCACAGGTTTGGAGTCTTGCAGTATTGATGATGGGCAGCGGCATGGTGTTGATTCACCGAAGAATCGAATTTTGAGGTCCTCAAAACCGTCACTCCACTGTCGCTTCCCAGCCTGAATTTCCTGAAGAACAGCTTTGTGAAAGTCCCGCACCTTCTCCCAGGGGAAATAGCTGACATGGTCAAAAACCTCAAAGCAGAGGAGATGCCTCATCTTCCTCTCCTCTGCGGACAGGTCTTGTTCTAAGATGTGGAAGTAACCCAGCATGAAGAGATCAAGGGTCAATCTGTCGTGGCTCATTGCGACTCCATCCTCTTCTGGCAGGAACTGCTCTGGGGAGTAGGTGACATGGGAGTAATGTGGATTTTGTGAGGAGGAAAAATTGGATTTAGGAGCATATTTTAACTCTAGTTTATTCTTCCAGGAATTCAACATTTTGTCCACAGCACCTCGTTGTTGGCAGAACCGGAACATAGAGTGAGTTTTGTGTTTGGGCTGTGCTGTAGTCACTTGTCCTGAATCTGCAAAGTTGTCTTGTCTCTGCCTTGCTGCTCTCATTGAGATGGCATACGCAGACTTCTTCCAGTGgctcaaaaataacaccacaaTCCGCTCTTTTCTTAAGCTGGTGGTTTCCATCAAAGCTTCACATGTTTCAGAGGGACCGTGACTAAGAAGTTTGTTGACATCATCGTTGTTTCCTGCTGATGGTCCAACCCAGTTCTTACTCTTCAGCCGCTGTGCTCCATGAACAACCCCAGCGAAGGGATAAATGCTTCCAATCTGACCTTCAAAGTTGGACCTAAGATTTTTTACTGACACCCCAGACTCCTGGATCTCCCTCTTCACCTTCTCTCTCTGTTCtctactgcagctgctgctctcCAAATGATGGCTGAAAGCAGATGCCATCCCAATATGGGGTATACTACATCCGCTAGATGTCCCCACAGGTGTACGCACCTTCTCTTTGCTCTCCTGCATCAATCCTGAGTCCAAATCAATTTCAGAGGCAACTCTATTTTCCTGCAGACTTTTCATCCCCTTAACCATTCCTCCCACCATCCCCCACTCACTTTCTTTTCCTTGTGTTTCAGTCAGATTAGCCACCAGCAGGGACATGTTCTTAACAATCTCTGAGACACGATCACACCAGATAGGTAGAGTCACATGCATTTTTCCCTCAGAGTCCATTCTTTGTAGAACCTTCTTGTTGAGGGAAATATTGACAACAGGATCAGGTAAGATTGACTTTAACTCCTCAGTTAACCTGGTCAACTCCAACTCATAGGCCTGGAAGCGTTTCTGTAGAGAAACAGACTCAATCTGCTGCTGCAAGAAAACCAGGTCTTCCTCTGTTAAGAGCTCACCAAATGGCCCTAAGATGGCATTGTGCGTCTGGGAGTACTTCCAGGAATCCAGTGGCATGTACCCATTCAATGTATCCTGTTAGAGACACAAAGACATTTCACAATAATGATATATGATTTGTTTAAGAAAAAGTTTAGCATTTTATCCACTTGCTTGATAATATTTTGCATATATAGCATAAAAGTACAGATGTGTATCTTGGGACGTAAGATCTGAtgacatacactatattgccaaaagtattgaaTCAACCCACTAAATAATTGAATTCAGGTATTTCAGTCACTTCCATGACCACAGGTTTAGGCAGACTGCTTCTGCAAACATTTTTGACCATTTGTGAATTTGTGAAAGAGAGCAGTGCATTTCAGCATTGTACCgtgataggatgccacctgtgcaaTAAGTCCAGTTGTACAACCATTAATGCTATAACAACTGAGTAGAAgtgattggaaaaaaaaaaaccagcaaCTCAGACACAAGGTAAAACacgtatcagaatcagaatcagaatcagaaaagctttattgccaagtacgtttttgtacatacaaggaatttgttttggcgtagtcgatgcaatacaatacaaattaaacagtataaacatatctacaatataatataaatacaggtccttctcaaaatattagcatattgtgataaagtttattattttctataatgtcatgatgaaaatttaacattcatatattttagattcattgcacactaattgaaatatttcaggtcttttattgtcttaatacggatgattttggcatacagctcatgaaaacccaaaattcctatctcacaaaattagcatatttcatccgaccaataaaagaaaagtgtttttaatacaaaaaacgtcaaccttcaaataatcatgtacagttatgcactcaatacttg
This genomic interval from Girardinichthys multiradiatus isolate DD_20200921_A chromosome 6, DD_fGirMul_XY1, whole genome shotgun sequence contains the following:
- the espnlb gene encoding espin-like protein isoform X1, with amino-acid sequence MENIKPVKEVLPLPRHPTPLPVTSTSVTPAASVTLHTSGSIQHVHLASSVVSSFNHLRPPERDLTPMSQMKPIKSLKHAGLTAVFTGQAWIDCEEAREEVPSVNIILADIDSLVPTHDETGCPIPEWKRQVMVRQLQVRMQDEEVEGTQDTLNGYMPLDSWKYSQTHNAILGPFGELLTEEDLVFLQQQIESVSLQKRFQAYELELTRLTEELKSILPDPVVNISLNKKVLQRMDSEGKMHVTLPIWCDRVSEIVKNMSLLVANLTETQGKESEWGMVGGMVKGMKSLQENRVASEIDLDSGLMQESKEKVRTPVGTSSGCSIPHIGMASAFSHHLESSSCSREQREKVKREIQESGVSVKNLRSNFEGQIGSIYPFAGVVHGAQRLKSKNWVGPSAGNNDDVNKLLSHGPSETCEALMETTSLRKERIVVLFLSHWKKSAYAISMRAARQRQDNFADSGQVTTAQPKHKTHSMFRFCQQRGAVDKMLNSWKNKLELKYAPKSNFSSSQNPHYSHVTYSPEQFLPEEDGVAMSHDRLTLDLFMLGYFHILEQDLSAEERKMRHLLCFEVFDHVSYFPWEKVRDFHKAVLQEIQAGKRQWSDGFEDLKIRFFGESTPCRCPSSILQDSKPVPKVIVQNATPEESGSDADCSYFKNEDICKYIDRSFAFWKEKEAELFDFEQ
- the rab6bb gene encoding RAB6B, member RAS oncogene family b: MSAGGDLGNPLRKFKLVFLGEQSVGKTSLITRFMYDSFDNTYQATIGIDFLSKTMYLEDRTVRLQLWDTAGQERFRSLIPSYIRDSTVAVVVYDITNVNSFQQTCKWIDDVRTERGSDVIIMLVGNKTDLEEKRQITIEEGEQRAKELNVMFIETSAKTGSNVKQLFRRVAAALPGMESLDDANPEGMIDIKLDKPAEPTVPEGGCSC
- the espnlb gene encoding espin-like protein isoform X2 produces the protein MENIKPVKEVLPLPRHPTPLPVTSTSVTPAASVTLHTSGSIQHVHLASSVVSSFNHLRPPERDLTPMSQMKPIKSLKHAGLTAVFTGQAWIDCEEAREEVPSVNIILADIDSLVPTHDETGCPIPEWKRQVMVRQLQDTLNGYMPLDSWKYSQTHNAILGPFGELLTEEDLVFLQQQIESVSLQKRFQAYELELTRLTEELKSILPDPVVNISLNKKVLQRMDSEGKMHVTLPIWCDRVSEIVKNMSLLVANLTETQGKESEWGMVGGMVKGMKSLQENRVASEIDLDSGLMQESKEKVRTPVGTSSGCSIPHIGMASAFSHHLESSSCSREQREKVKREIQESGVSVKNLRSNFEGQIGSIYPFAGVVHGAQRLKSKNWVGPSAGNNDDVNKLLSHGPSETCEALMETTSLRKERIVVLFLSHWKKSAYAISMRAARQRQDNFADSGQVTTAQPKHKTHSMFRFCQQRGAVDKMLNSWKNKLELKYAPKSNFSSSQNPHYSHVTYSPEQFLPEEDGVAMSHDRLTLDLFMLGYFHILEQDLSAEERKMRHLLCFEVFDHVSYFPWEKVRDFHKAVLQEIQAGKRQWSDGFEDLKIRFFGESTPCRCPSSILQDSKPVPKVIVQNATPEESGSDADCSYFKNEDICKYIDRSFAFWKEKEAELFDFEQ